CGATCGATTTCTTGGCCTTGGTCACTACCGGCTTCTGGCCGGTGATCCGCTCCAGTTCCTCGACGGCGGATTCCAGCACCTTGATGTTCTGGATCGCCTCGCCAAGCCCCATATTGACAACCACCTTCTCGATCCTGGGCACCTGCATGATGTTCTTCAGGCCCAGCTGCTCCATCAGGCGGGGGACCAGCTCTTTTTCGTATTTTTCTTTCAGTCTGGCCATGGAAAAAACTCCGTTACTTGTCGACGATTTCGTTGCACTTCTTGCAGAAGCGGACCTTGGAACCGTCATCCAGGAAGCGATAGCCGGTGCGGGTGGCCTTGTTGCAGGCACCGCAGACCAGCATCACGTTGGAAATGGCGATCGGCGCCTCTTTTTCGATGATCCCGCCTTCCTGGTTGGCCTGGCTGGGACGGGTGTGCCGTTTCACCATGTTGAGGTTTTCGACGATGACCCGGTCACTGTCACGCAGCACCCGCAGGACCTTGCCGGTCTTCCCCTTCTCCTTGCCGGCAAGCACCATGACGGTGTCATCCTTTTTTACATGATATTTCTTCGCTGCCATAGCTTTCGATCTCCCAGCGATACGCGTTACAGGACTTCCGGAGCGAGGGAAACGATCTTCATGTACCGTTTGGCACGCAGTTCCCTCGCGACGGGACCAAAGATACGGGTCCCGATCGGCTCGCCGGCATTGTTGATCACAACGGCCGAGTTGTTGTCGAAACGGATGTAGCTGCCATCCTGCCGCCGGATCTCCTTCTTGGTGCGGACGATGACAGCCTTGACGACATCACCCTTCTTGACCTTGGAGTTCGGCATCGCTTCCTTGACGGAACAGACGATGACATCCCCCAGGCCGGCGTACTTGCGCTTGGACCCTCCCGGGACCTTGATGCAGCAGAGTTTCCTGGCCCCGGAATTGTCCGCCACATCGAGCATGGTTTGCATCTGGATCATGGCCTGTATCTCCTGAAACTACCTGGCTTAGACGTTCTTTTCGAGAATCTGGCGGACCCGCCAGCGTTTTTGCTTGGAGAGCGGCCGGGTCTCGACAATCAGAACCTTGTCGCCGACCCTGCATTCGTTTCTCTCGTCATGAGCTTTGCAGGTGTAGCGACGCTTGATGTATTTCTTGTACACGGGATGCTTGACCAGATTGTCAACCTTGACAACGACGGTCTTGTCCATCTTGTCGCTGACCACGATCCCTACCCGCTCTTTTCTGTTACCACGCTGCGTCATCTGTCTTCCTCGTCGCGTTGGTTAAGCCTGCTTCTCGCGCAGGATGGTCCTGGTCCGCGCGATGTCCTTGCGCACCTGCCCGATGCGGGCGGTATTTTCAAGGTGGCCGGTATGCAGCTGGAACCGGAGGTTGAACAGCTCCTGGTTCAGCTCGCTGACTTTCTTCTCCAACTCAGCCACACTGAGCTCTCTCAGTTCCTTAGCCTTCATGGGAGTCCTCCCTGCACACAAACTTGGTCTTCATGGGCAGCTTGTGGGCCCCAAGGCGCATCGCCTCGCGGGCGACCTCTTCAGACACCCCCTGCATCTCGTACAGCATCACGCCCGGCTTGATGACGGCGACCCAGCTTTCGGGCGAGCCCTTGCCCTTGCCCATTCGGGTCTCGGCCGGCTTGCGGGTCAGCGGCTTGTCGGGGAAGACCCGGATCCAGATCTTTCCGCCACGCTTGATATAGCGCGTCATGGCACGGCGTGCGGCCTCGATCTGACGCGACGAAAGCCAGCCGCATTCGGTCGCCTGCAGACCATAGTCGCCGAAATTGAGCTCGGTGCCACCCTTGGCGGCGCCCTTCATGCGCCCCTTGAACTGTTTTCTATGCTTGACCTTCTTGGGCATTAACATGGTCAGGGAACTCCTCTGGAAATCGTCTTTTTCTTACTGGCCTGCAGCCTGCTCCTGGCTGAGGACCTCACCCTTGAAGATGAGGACCTTGACGCCGATGATGCCGTAGGTCGTCTTGGCTTCGGCAAATCCGTAGTCGATGTCGGCGCGCAGGGTGTGCAACGGCACCCGGCCTTCGCGATACCACTCCCGGCGGCTCATCTCGGCGCCGCCGAGACGGCCGGAACACTCGACCTTGATCCCCTCGGCCCCGAACTTCAGCGCCTGGCCGACAGCCTTCTTCATCGCGCGCCGGAAGGCGACACGCCGCTCGAGCTGCAGGGCGACGTTCTCGGCGACCAGCTGGGCATCGACTTCAGGCTTACGGACCTCCTGGATGTTGATGAAGACTTCCTTGTCGGTCAGCCTGGCCAGTTCACTCTTGAGAGCTTCGACTTCGGCGCCCTTCTTTCCGATGATGATGCCGGGCCGGGCGGCGTGAATGTTGACCTTCACCTTTCCGGCTGCCCGCTCCAGCTCGATCTTGGAGATACCGGCGTGATAGAGCCGCTTCTTGAGGTAATCCCGGAGCTTGATATCCTCATGCAGCAGGTTCGCATAATCCTTCGAGGTGGCGAACCACTTCGAATCCCAGGTACGGATGACTCCGAGACGGAATCCTATCGGATGAACTTTCTGGCCCAAAGTCTTACCTCCTCAACGCCTATTTCTCATCCAGGACCACGGTAATATGGCTGGTCGGTTTACGGATGCGGGTGGCACGGCCCTGGGCGCGCGGGATAAACCGCTTCAGCGCCGGCCCCTGGTCGACAAAAATCGATTTGATATAGAGTCTGTCGACATCGGCAACGCCCTTCTGTTCAGCGTTGGCGATGGCCGAGTTGACGACGCCGGCGACAATACCCGCCGCCTTCTGCGGCGAAAACTTCAGGGTCGTCAGGGCGTCCTGCACCCGCTTGCCGCGAATCATGTCGACGACCCAGCGCGCCTTGCGGGGCGACAGACGTGCGTATCTCAATCTGGCCTTGGCTTCCATGAGAACAACTCCTCGCCGGAATTACTTTTTCTTCTTCTTGTCCGTACCATGACCGTAATAGGTCCGGGTGGGTGCGAATTCGCCCAGCTTGTGACCGACCATGTTTTCGGTGACGAAAACAGGAACGAACTTGCGGCCGTTGTGCACAGCGAAGGTGTAGCCGACAAACTCGGGGATGATCGTCGACCGACGGGACCAGGTCTTGATGACCTTCCGGGAATCGGGTGCAGCATCGGGGTCGATCTTGCGCATCAGGCTCTCTTCGACGTAAGGGCCCTTTTTGATCGATCTGGCCATTTACCTATCTCCTGTAACTTGCATCCGCCAGGCGGAATGGATTACTTCTTGCGCCGCCGCACGATGAAGCGGTCGGAGCGCTTGTTGGTTCGCGTCTTGTAGCCCTTGGTCGGCACGCCCCAGGGGGTGACCGGATGCCGACCGCCCGAACTCTTGCCCTCGCCGCCGCCGTGCGGATGGTCGACGGGGTTCATGGCGACGCCACGAGACTGGGGCCGACGGCCGAGCCAGCGGGCGCGGCCCGCCTTGCCGAGCTTGACGTTCTCGTGATCGAGGTTGCCGACCTGGCCGACGGTGGCGAAGCAGTCCTGCAACACCAGCCGCACCTCGCCCGAAGGCAGCCGCAGCTGGGCGTACTTGCCTTCCTTGGCGGCGATCATCGCATAGGCGCCGGCGCTGCGGGCGAGCTGGCCACCCTTGCCGATCTTCAACTCGACATTGTGCACCCAGGTACCCAGCGGGATGGAGCGAATGGGCATGGCGTTGCCGGGCTTGATATCGGCACGTTCGGAGGCGATTACCTCCTGCCCGACCTGAATGCCGTGCGGTGCGAGAATGTAGCGTTTCTCGCCGTCGGCATAGGTCAGCAGCGCAATCCGCGCCGAACGGTTGGGATCGTACTCGACGCTGACGACCTTGGCCGGGATATCCCGCTTGTCGCGGCGGAAATCGATGATCCGGTACTTGCGCTTGTGACCACCGCCGGTGTGACGCTTGGTGATCCGCCCCTTGTTGTTGCGGCCGCCGGTGCTCTTCAGGGGGGCCAGCAGCGACTTTTCCGGGGTCGAACGTGTAATCTCGTCGAAATTGGCCGAGGTCATGTGCCGACGGCCAGGTGATGTCGGTTTGTATTTCTTGATGCCCATTTTCAGCAACTCCCTTTCAACCCGTCCAGGCCGTTAAACACCAAAGAGATCGATTTCACTGCCCTCGGCGAGGGTCACGTAGGCCTTCTTCCAGTTGCTGCGCTTGCCGATATTGCGGCCGAAGCGCTTTACCTTGCCGGCAACCAGAACCGTGTTGACAGTTTCCACCTTGACGTCAAAGACCTTTTCCACCGCCTGCTTGATCTCGATCTTGTTGGCATCACGGGCGACTTCGAAGGCAACGACATTGCCGCCTTCCCTGATCATGCTGGTCTTCTCGGTAATCAGGGGGCGCTTGAGAATCTGATGAACGGGTTTCATGATGCCAAAGCTCCTTCCAACTGGGTCACCGCACCTTCGGTCAGGACCAGATTCGGGTATTTCATGATGTCATAGACATTCACGCCTTCGGCACGCAGCACCTTGACACCGGGGATGTTGCGGGCGGAAAGCTCGACCGTCGGATCCGACTCCTCGATGACCACCAGGGTGCCGTCAAGCTCGAAGCGCTTGAGGAACTCGGCAAACCCCCTGGTGCTGATCTTCTCGAGCTTGAGACTGTTGAGCACAGTCAGCTTCTCTTCCTTGAAGCGGGCCGAAAGAGCGCTGCGCAGGGCCGCCTTCTTCACCTTGCGGTTCAGCTTGAAGCTGTAGTCGCGCGGCACGGGGCCAAACACGGCACCGCCGCCAACGAACTGCGGGGCGCGGACCGTACCCTGGCGGGCGTTGCCGGTCCCCTTCTGCCGGTAGGGCTT
The nucleotide sequence above comes from Geothermobacter ehrlichii. Encoded proteins:
- the rplD gene encoding 50S ribosomal protein L4, whose translation is MAKITIYDVQKNAVGERDLADTVFNDDVKGYLIHDMVRYQLAKRRQGTAKTKGRSEVAGGGKKPYRQKGTGNARQGTVRAPQFVGGGAVFGPVPRDYSFKLNRKVKKAALRSALSARFKEEKLTVLNSLKLEKISTRGFAEFLKRFELDGTLVVIEESDPTVELSARNIPGVKVLRAEGVNVYDIMKYPNLVLTEGAVTQLEGALAS
- the rpsS gene encoding 30S ribosomal protein S19, whose protein sequence is MARSIKKGPYVEESLMRKIDPDAAPDSRKVIKTWSRRSTIIPEFVGYTFAVHNGRKFVPVFVTENMVGHKLGEFAPTRTYYGHGTDKKKKK
- the rpmC gene encoding 50S ribosomal protein L29; the protein is MKAKELRELSVAELEKKVSELNQELFNLRFQLHTGHLENTARIGQVRKDIARTRTILREKQA
- the rplV gene encoding 50S ribosomal protein L22; translated protein: MEAKARLRYARLSPRKARWVVDMIRGKRVQDALTTLKFSPQKAAGIVAGVVNSAIANAEQKGVADVDRLYIKSIFVDQGPALKRFIPRAQGRATRIRKPTSHITVVLDEK
- the rplP gene encoding 50S ribosomal protein L16; this translates as MLMPKKVKHRKQFKGRMKGAAKGGTELNFGDYGLQATECGWLSSRQIEAARRAMTRYIKRGGKIWIRVFPDKPLTRKPAETRMGKGKGSPESWVAVIKPGVMLYEMQGVSEEVAREAMRLGAHKLPMKTKFVCREDSHEG
- the rplB gene encoding 50S ribosomal protein L2, with product MGIKKYKPTSPGRRHMTSANFDEITRSTPEKSLLAPLKSTGGRNNKGRITKRHTGGGHKRKYRIIDFRRDKRDIPAKVVSVEYDPNRSARIALLTYADGEKRYILAPHGIQVGQEVIASERADIKPGNAMPIRSIPLGTWVHNVELKIGKGGQLARSAGAYAMIAAKEGKYAQLRLPSGEVRLVLQDCFATVGQVGNLDHENVKLGKAGRARWLGRRPQSRGVAMNPVDHPHGGGEGKSSGGRHPVTPWGVPTKGYKTRTNKRSDRFIVRRRKK
- the rplN gene encoding 50S ribosomal protein L14 — encoded protein: MIQMQTMLDVADNSGARKLCCIKVPGGSKRKYAGLGDVIVCSVKEAMPNSKVKKGDVVKAVIVRTKKEIRRQDGSYIRFDNNSAVVINNAGEPIGTRIFGPVARELRAKRYMKIVSLAPEVL
- the rpsC gene encoding 30S ribosomal protein S3 encodes the protein MGQKVHPIGFRLGVIRTWDSKWFATSKDYANLLHEDIKLRDYLKKRLYHAGISKIELERAAGKVKVNIHAARPGIIIGKKGAEVEALKSELARLTDKEVFINIQEVRKPEVDAQLVAENVALQLERRVAFRRAMKKAVGQALKFGAEGIKVECSGRLGGAEMSRREWYREGRVPLHTLRADIDYGFAEAKTTYGIIGVKVLIFKGEVLSQEQAAGQ
- a CDS encoding 50S ribosomal protein L23, coding for MKPVHQILKRPLITEKTSMIREGGNVVAFEVARDANKIEIKQAVEKVFDVKVETVNTVLVAGKVKRFGRNIGKRSNWKKAYVTLAEGSEIDLFGV
- the rplX gene encoding 50S ribosomal protein L24: MAAKKYHVKKDDTVMVLAGKEKGKTGKVLRVLRDSDRVIVENLNMVKRHTRPSQANQEGGIIEKEAPIAISNVMLVCGACNKATRTGYRFLDDGSKVRFCKKCNEIVDK
- the rpsQ gene encoding 30S ribosomal protein S17, whose product is MTQRGNRKERVGIVVSDKMDKTVVVKVDNLVKHPVYKKYIKRRYTCKAHDERNECRVGDKVLIVETRPLSKQKRWRVRQILEKNV